A stretch of the Ptiloglossa arizonensis isolate GNS036 chromosome 1, iyPtiAriz1_principal, whole genome shotgun sequence genome encodes the following:
- the LOC143155326 gene encoding zinc finger C4H2 domain-containing protein isoform X4 encodes MMSATETTVIFAKLEALKDIKSKTLQLEKMKQRILQEVEQTEQEEKCLIEYKQEMDLLMQEKMAHVEELRQIHADINAMETVIKQAEEARNKARETAKLIHNNDYQPLKHDIDRMRREFLGLERLPELYETESDLISPDYFERPMQKAEWRVEVRGEDLLPPLALHHPGHPGSSTPFLAPQPLQGPSKPEPRPLPPAPGPPAPTFRQQPPPMKSCLSCHQQIHRNAPICPLCKAKSRSRNPKKPKKKD; translated from the exons ATGATGTCAGCTACGGAAACCACGGTTATTTTTGCGAAattggaggctctgaaagataTCAA GTCGAAGACTCTTCAGTTGGAAAAAATGAAGCAAAGGATTTTGCAAGAAGTGGAACAAACCGAGCAAGAAGAGAAATGTTTAATAGAGTACAAACAGGAAATGGATCTTCTTATGCAAGAAAAAATGGCACATGTcgaagaattgcgacaaatacaCGCGGATATTAATGCT ATGGAAACTGTTATTAAACAAGCAGAGGAAGCTAGGAACAAAGCAAGGGAAACGGCAAAATTGATTCATAATAATGACTATCAGCCCCTGAAGCACGATATCGATCGCATGCGCAGAGAATTCTTAGGTCTGGAAAGGTTACCAGAATTGTACGAAACGGAATCGGATCTCATTTCACCGGA CTATTTTGAACGCCCGATGCAGAAAGCAGAATGGAGGGTGGAAGTACGGGGTGAAGACTTATTACCTCCACTCGCCTTACACCATCCTGGTCATCCAGGTAGTTCTACACCTTTCCTTGCCCCTCAACCCCTTCAAGGTCCAAGTAAACCAGAGCCAAGACCATTACCCCCAGCACCAGGTCCGCCCGCTCCAACATTCAG GCAACAACCGCCTCCTATGAAGTCGTGTTTATCGTGCCATCAACAAATTCACAGAAACGCACCTATTTGTCCCCTCTGTAAAGCTAAATCTCGATCACGTAACCCCAAAAAGCCAAAGAAGAAAGACTAA
- the LOC143155326 gene encoding zinc finger C4H2 domain-containing protein isoform X2: MMSATETTVIFAKLEALKDIKSKTLQLEKMKQRILQEVEQTEQEEKCLIEYKQEMDLLMQEKMAHVEELRQIHADINAMETVIKQAEEARNKARETAKLIHNNDYQPLKHDIDRMRREFLGLERLPELYETESDLISPEWFVRSYFERPMQKAEWRVEVRGEDLLPPLALHHPGHPGSSTPFLAPQPLQGPSKPEPRPLPPAPGPPAPTFRQQPPPMKSCLSCHQQIHRNAPICPLCKAKSRSRNPKKPKKKD, from the exons ATGATGTCAGCTACGGAAACCACGGTTATTTTTGCGAAattggaggctctgaaagataTCAA GTCGAAGACTCTTCAGTTGGAAAAAATGAAGCAAAGGATTTTGCAAGAAGTGGAACAAACCGAGCAAGAAGAGAAATGTTTAATAGAGTACAAACAGGAAATGGATCTTCTTATGCAAGAAAAAATGGCACATGTcgaagaattgcgacaaatacaCGCGGATATTAATGCT ATGGAAACTGTTATTAAACAAGCAGAGGAAGCTAGGAACAAAGCAAGGGAAACGGCAAAATTGATTCATAATAATGACTATCAGCCCCTGAAGCACGATATCGATCGCATGCGCAGAGAATTCTTAGGTCTGGAAAGGTTACCAGAATTGTACGAAACGGAATCGGATCTCATTTCACCGGA ATGGTTTGTTCGCAGCTATTTTGAACGCCCGATGCAGAAAGCAGAATGGAGGGTGGAAGTACGGGGTGAAGACTTATTACCTCCACTCGCCTTACACCATCCTGGTCATCCAGGTAGTTCTACACCTTTCCTTGCCCCTCAACCCCTTCAAGGTCCAAGTAAACCAGAGCCAAGACCATTACCCCCAGCACCAGGTCCGCCCGCTCCAACATTCAG GCAACAACCGCCTCCTATGAAGTCGTGTTTATCGTGCCATCAACAAATTCACAGAAACGCACCTATTTGTCCCCTCTGTAAAGCTAAATCTCGATCACGTAACCCCAAAAAGCCAAAGAAGAAAGACTAA
- the LOC143155326 gene encoding zinc finger C4H2 domain-containing protein isoform X3, translating into MMSATETTVIFAKLEALKDIKSKTLQLEKMKQRILQEVEQTEQEEKCLIEYKQEMDLLMQEKMAHVEELRQIHADINAMETVIKQAEEARNKARETAKLIHNNDYQPLKHDIDRMRREFLGLERLPELYETESDLISPDYFERPMQKAEWRVEVRGEDLLPPLALHHPGHPGSSTPFLAPQPLQGPSKPEPRPLPPAPGPPAPTFRYHWQQPPPMKSCLSCHQQIHRNAPICPLCKAKSRSRNPKKPKKKD; encoded by the exons ATGATGTCAGCTACGGAAACCACGGTTATTTTTGCGAAattggaggctctgaaagataTCAA GTCGAAGACTCTTCAGTTGGAAAAAATGAAGCAAAGGATTTTGCAAGAAGTGGAACAAACCGAGCAAGAAGAGAAATGTTTAATAGAGTACAAACAGGAAATGGATCTTCTTATGCAAGAAAAAATGGCACATGTcgaagaattgcgacaaatacaCGCGGATATTAATGCT ATGGAAACTGTTATTAAACAAGCAGAGGAAGCTAGGAACAAAGCAAGGGAAACGGCAAAATTGATTCATAATAATGACTATCAGCCCCTGAAGCACGATATCGATCGCATGCGCAGAGAATTCTTAGGTCTGGAAAGGTTACCAGAATTGTACGAAACGGAATCGGATCTCATTTCACCGGA CTATTTTGAACGCCCGATGCAGAAAGCAGAATGGAGGGTGGAAGTACGGGGTGAAGACTTATTACCTCCACTCGCCTTACACCATCCTGGTCATCCAGGTAGTTCTACACCTTTCCTTGCCCCTCAACCCCTTCAAGGTCCAAGTAAACCAGAGCCAAGACCATTACCCCCAGCACCAGGTCCGCCCGCTCCAACATTCAGGTACCACTG GCAACAACCGCCTCCTATGAAGTCGTGTTTATCGTGCCATCAACAAATTCACAGAAACGCACCTATTTGTCCCCTCTGTAAAGCTAAATCTCGATCACGTAACCCCAAAAAGCCAAAGAAGAAAGACTAA
- the LOC143155326 gene encoding zinc finger C4H2 domain-containing protein isoform X1, giving the protein MMSATETTVIFAKLEALKDIKSKTLQLEKMKQRILQEVEQTEQEEKCLIEYKQEMDLLMQEKMAHVEELRQIHADINAMETVIKQAEEARNKARETAKLIHNNDYQPLKHDIDRMRREFLGLERLPELYETESDLISPEWFVRSYFERPMQKAEWRVEVRGEDLLPPLALHHPGHPGSSTPFLAPQPLQGPSKPEPRPLPPAPGPPAPTFRYHWQQPPPMKSCLSCHQQIHRNAPICPLCKAKSRSRNPKKPKKKD; this is encoded by the exons ATGATGTCAGCTACGGAAACCACGGTTATTTTTGCGAAattggaggctctgaaagataTCAA GTCGAAGACTCTTCAGTTGGAAAAAATGAAGCAAAGGATTTTGCAAGAAGTGGAACAAACCGAGCAAGAAGAGAAATGTTTAATAGAGTACAAACAGGAAATGGATCTTCTTATGCAAGAAAAAATGGCACATGTcgaagaattgcgacaaatacaCGCGGATATTAATGCT ATGGAAACTGTTATTAAACAAGCAGAGGAAGCTAGGAACAAAGCAAGGGAAACGGCAAAATTGATTCATAATAATGACTATCAGCCCCTGAAGCACGATATCGATCGCATGCGCAGAGAATTCTTAGGTCTGGAAAGGTTACCAGAATTGTACGAAACGGAATCGGATCTCATTTCACCGGA ATGGTTTGTTCGCAGCTATTTTGAACGCCCGATGCAGAAAGCAGAATGGAGGGTGGAAGTACGGGGTGAAGACTTATTACCTCCACTCGCCTTACACCATCCTGGTCATCCAGGTAGTTCTACACCTTTCCTTGCCCCTCAACCCCTTCAAGGTCCAAGTAAACCAGAGCCAAGACCATTACCCCCAGCACCAGGTCCGCCCGCTCCAACATTCAGGTACCACTG GCAACAACCGCCTCCTATGAAGTCGTGTTTATCGTGCCATCAACAAATTCACAGAAACGCACCTATTTGTCCCCTCTGTAAAGCTAAATCTCGATCACGTAACCCCAAAAAGCCAAAGAAGAAAGACTAA
- the LOC143155326 gene encoding zinc finger C4H2 domain-containing protein isoform X5 has product MKQRILQEVEQTEQEEKCLIEYKQEMDLLMQEKMAHVEELRQIHADINAMETVIKQAEEARNKARETAKLIHNNDYQPLKHDIDRMRREFLGLERLPELYETESDLISPEWFVRSYFERPMQKAEWRVEVRGEDLLPPLALHHPGHPGSSTPFLAPQPLQGPSKPEPRPLPPAPGPPAPTFRYHWQQPPPMKSCLSCHQQIHRNAPICPLCKAKSRSRNPKKPKKKD; this is encoded by the exons ATGAAGCAAAGGATTTTGCAAGAAGTGGAACAAACCGAGCAAGAAGAGAAATGTTTAATAGAGTACAAACAGGAAATGGATCTTCTTATGCAAGAAAAAATGGCACATGTcgaagaattgcgacaaatacaCGCGGATATTAATGCT ATGGAAACTGTTATTAAACAAGCAGAGGAAGCTAGGAACAAAGCAAGGGAAACGGCAAAATTGATTCATAATAATGACTATCAGCCCCTGAAGCACGATATCGATCGCATGCGCAGAGAATTCTTAGGTCTGGAAAGGTTACCAGAATTGTACGAAACGGAATCGGATCTCATTTCACCGGA ATGGTTTGTTCGCAGCTATTTTGAACGCCCGATGCAGAAAGCAGAATGGAGGGTGGAAGTACGGGGTGAAGACTTATTACCTCCACTCGCCTTACACCATCCTGGTCATCCAGGTAGTTCTACACCTTTCCTTGCCCCTCAACCCCTTCAAGGTCCAAGTAAACCAGAGCCAAGACCATTACCCCCAGCACCAGGTCCGCCCGCTCCAACATTCAGGTACCACTG GCAACAACCGCCTCCTATGAAGTCGTGTTTATCGTGCCATCAACAAATTCACAGAAACGCACCTATTTGTCCCCTCTGTAAAGCTAAATCTCGATCACGTAACCCCAAAAAGCCAAAGAAGAAAGACTAA